Below is a genomic region from Verrucomicrobiota bacterium.
ATAACCCATCGTCGGCACGAAGCTGATGCGGACGCTTTCTCTCTGCCAACGGCGCGCCAACTTTTGCATGGCGGCGATCGACGTAATGATTCGCATGGCGGAAAAAATGGGACAGCTCCGATCAAGTATCAACCTTAATGTCGAGACAAACGAGCCGCAGGTGTTGAACAAGAAACGCGAAGGCATTCACCTTCGCGTTATTTGTTTTTCAAATCTCCGATCAACGATGGAATTGAATCGGCGCTCCTGCCGGCATCTCGTGAGCGCACGGCTGGTTGGTTGGCGCATCGGCTTCACGCTCAGTCGAACCCACTAGCCGGTTGGCCAACAGGTAGGCTTCCACTTCCTCACCACTCACGTCAGCCAGCAGGCGACCGTTGATCTCAACGCACGGGCTGAGCATCTGACCGCTCCTTTCGATCATCTCCTGGCGTTGGACAGGGTCGTTGATGATGTCGCGGTCTTCGTACGGCAGGTCGTATTTGCGCAGGACGGCGCGCACACCCTGGCTCCAACCACAGGACGGTTTCAAGTAAGCAATTATTTTCGGTTTGTTCATAATATAAGATTTCGCTCCTAAACTGCCACAGCCGCACAAAAGTTCAAAGGTTAAAGTTTTGCCCCT
It encodes:
- a CDS encoding glutaredoxin, whose translation is MNKPKIIAYLKPSCGWSQGVRAVLRKYDLPYEDRDIINDPVQRQEMIERSGQMLSPCVEINGRLLADVSGEEVEAYLLANRLVGSTEREADAPTNQPCAHEMPAGAPIQFHR